A region from the Streptomyces lydicus genome encodes:
- a CDS encoding transglycosylase domain-containing protein: MKGTKGRRRFIDYPRQGREGPRRWLPSWRQWLSAVALCVGGLAGLFAVVYAQVGIPGENALAGQEASVYYWADGSQMVSVGAVNRQNVTLDKVPDSVENSVIAAENATFYSDAGVSLQGIGRALVNMVSGEETQGGSTITQQYVKNTYLSQDQTVTRKVKEFIISLKVSNQKSKQEILRGYLNTSWFGRGSYGIQAASHAYYGIDAKDLDPSQGAVLAALLKGSEQYDPGLSAANHRRAVARWKWILDRQVATGKMSQEERAKYRTFPEPRGLSKPTSQAGQTGYLVDVANKFIKADTGLTDKELARGGYRIHTTFDKQRTHRLEKAVKDVRRDTIDPKKRAADNYVEFGAASVRPKDGAVVAVYGGADATRHFSNNADTTAVPAGSAFKPFVLAAALQRPDGAAPDTAEAAAARRKAGFGNLSEGLLKAQNAPFVQAGQQLGLERIRDLAVEAGLREESMARLEQTFPLGTSAPSAIRMASAYTTFVNGGLHTDPYAVTSMTHDGKKVPGFHRREPVQVLDAGVAQQVSNVLEGVGRRSVGQPDAASGQAVAAGRTEPGDRMKSAWFIGSPRGGGPEFGSVPTVGGEKGSLVRPEPAPGAGGGDEPTTAVTMFRNKPGAPDLLPLQGVGGSGTGLGTALPPKVWNAYQQSS, from the coding sequence ATGAAGGGCACGAAGGGGCGTCGTCGGTTCATCGACTATCCACGTCAGGGGCGGGAAGGTCCGCGCCGTTGGCTGCCGTCATGGAGACAGTGGCTGAGCGCCGTCGCGCTCTGCGTGGGCGGTCTGGCGGGGCTGTTCGCCGTGGTGTACGCACAGGTCGGCATACCGGGTGAGAATGCGCTCGCCGGTCAGGAGGCCAGCGTCTATTACTGGGCGGACGGCAGCCAGATGGTGAGCGTCGGCGCCGTGAACCGGCAGAACGTCACCCTCGACAAGGTGCCCGACTCCGTCGAGAATTCCGTGATCGCGGCGGAGAACGCCACCTTCTACAGCGACGCCGGTGTTTCGCTCCAGGGCATCGGGCGCGCCCTCGTCAACATGGTCTCCGGCGAGGAGACCCAGGGCGGCTCCACCATCACCCAGCAGTATGTGAAGAACACCTATCTCTCGCAGGACCAGACGGTCACCCGCAAGGTGAAGGAATTCATCATCTCGCTGAAGGTGAGCAACCAGAAGTCCAAGCAGGAGATTCTGCGCGGCTATCTCAACACCAGCTGGTTCGGCCGTGGTTCGTACGGTATCCAGGCCGCTTCCCATGCGTATTACGGCATTGACGCCAAGGACCTGGACCCCAGTCAGGGCGCCGTGCTGGCGGCCCTGCTGAAGGGTTCGGAACAGTACGATCCGGGGCTGAGCGCGGCCAATCACCGGCGGGCGGTGGCCCGGTGGAAGTGGATACTCGACCGGCAGGTCGCCACCGGGAAGATGAGCCAGGAGGAGCGGGCGAAGTACCGCACCTTCCCGGAGCCCCGGGGATTGTCGAAACCCACCAGCCAGGCCGGCCAGACCGGCTATCTCGTCGATGTCGCCAATAAGTTCATCAAGGCCGATACCGGCCTGACCGACAAGGAATTGGCGCGCGGCGGCTACCGCATTCACACCACCTTCGACAAACAGCGCACCCACCGGCTGGAAAAAGCCGTGAAGGACGTCCGCCGGGACACCATCGATCCCAAAAAGCGCGCGGCCGACAACTATGTGGAGTTCGGCGCGGCGTCCGTACGCCCCAAGGACGGGGCGGTCGTCGCCGTCTACGGCGGTGCGGACGCCACCCGGCACTTCAGCAACAACGCGGACACCACGGCGGTCCCGGCCGGCTCCGCCTTCAAACCGTTCGTGCTGGCGGCCGCGCTCCAGCGGCCGGACGGCGCCGCCCCGGACACCGCGGAAGCGGCGGCGGCCCGGCGGAAGGCCGGGTTCGGGAATCTGAGCGAGGGTCTGCTGAAGGCCCAGAACGCTCCGTTCGTCCAGGCCGGGCAGCAGCTCGGGCTGGAACGGATCCGGGATCTCGCGGTGGAAGCGGGCCTGCGCGAGGAGAGCATGGCCCGCCTGGAGCAGACCTTCCCGCTGGGCACCTCGGCCCCCAGCGCGATACGGATGGCGAGCGCCTACACCACCTTCGTCAACGGCGGGCTGCACACCGACCCCTACGCGGTGACCTCGATGACCCACGACGGCAAGAAGGTGCCCGGCTTCCACCGCCGCGAGCCCGTACAGGTCCTCGACGCGGGGGTCGCCCAGCAGGTGTCCAACGTTCTGGAGGGAGTCGGCCGGCGCTCCGTGGGGCAGCCGGACGCGGCGTCCGGGCAGGCGGTCGCGGCCGGCCGCACGGAGCCGGGCGACCGGATGAAGTCCGCGTGGTTCATCGGCAGCCCCAGGGGCGGCGGCCCGGAGTTCGGCTCCGTTCCCACCGTCGGAGGAGAGAAGGGGAGCCTTGTCCGCCCCGAACCGGCGCCCGGCGCCGGTGGCGGAGACGAACCGACCACCGCCGTCACCATGTTCCGCAACAAACCGGGCGCGCCCGATCTGCTGCCGCTGCAGGGCGTCGGCGGTTCCGGCACCGGGCTGGGGACGGCCCTCCCGCCGAAGGTCTGGAACGCCTACCAGCAGAGCTCGTGA
- a CDS encoding IS110 family transposase: MIYCGIDWAERHHDVALVDDSGQLLAKRRISDDAAGYQSLLDLLAEHGDTEDAPIPVAIETSRGLLVAVLRTGKRQVFAINPMAAARYRDRHSVSRKKSDHGDALVLANVLRTDMHAHRALPNDSDLARAIAVLARAQQDAIWNRQQLSNQLRSLLREYYPAALDAFSTWTNGLCRPEARELMKTAPTPARAARLTRTQIQAALKRAGRKRGIEAEAVRLREVFRADWAHQPPLVEDALGKQMLALLGQLDAACTAADDLAKAVDEAFPQHPDADILLSFPGLGVQLGARVLAEIGDDRTRFADARGLKAYAGSSPITRASGKKSSITRRWVKNDRLNHAGYLWAFSAITASPGANAHYRRRRDDHGDWHASAQRNLFNRMLGQLYHCLQQRKLFDEDAAFPVALAVAA, from the coding sequence TTGATCTACTGCGGAATCGACTGGGCGGAACGGCATCACGACGTCGCCTTAGTCGACGACTCGGGCCAACTGCTGGCCAAGCGACGCATCAGCGACGACGCAGCCGGCTATCAGTCGCTGTTGGACCTGCTCGCCGAGCACGGCGACACCGAGGACGCCCCGATCCCGGTGGCGATCGAGACGTCCCGGGGCCTGCTGGTGGCGGTGTTGCGGACCGGCAAGCGCCAGGTCTTCGCGATCAACCCGATGGCCGCCGCCCGCTACCGCGATCGGCACAGCGTCTCGCGCAAGAAGTCCGACCATGGCGACGCTCTCGTCCTCGCGAACGTGCTCCGGACCGACATGCACGCCCACAGGGCCCTGCCGAACGACTCGGACCTGGCCCGAGCCATCGCTGTCCTCGCCCGCGCTCAGCAGGACGCGATTTGGAACCGGCAGCAGCTTTCCAACCAACTCCGCTCGCTCCTGCGCGAGTACTACCCCGCAGCGCTGGACGCCTTCTCTACCTGGACGAACGGCCTGTGCCGGCCCGAGGCCCGGGAACTCATGAAGACCGCCCCCACCCCCGCCAGGGCCGCCCGGCTGACCCGCACGCAGATCCAGGCCGCGCTCAAGCGCGCCGGCCGCAAGCGCGGCATTGAGGCCGAGGCTGTGCGGCTACGTGAGGTCTTCCGCGCCGACTGGGCCCATCAGCCGCCGCTGGTCGAGGACGCGCTCGGCAAGCAAATGCTCGCCCTGTTGGGGCAGCTGGACGCCGCCTGCACCGCCGCCGACGACCTGGCCAAGGCGGTGGATGAGGCTTTCCCTCAGCACCCGGACGCTGACATCCTGCTCAGCTTCCCTGGACTCGGTGTCCAGCTCGGCGCCCGGGTGCTCGCCGAGATCGGAGACGACCGCACACGGTTCGCCGACGCCCGCGGCCTGAAGGCCTACGCCGGCTCCTCACCCATCACCAGAGCCTCCGGGAAGAAGTCGTCCATCACCCGACGCTGGGTGAAAAACGACCGCCTCAACCACGCCGGCTATCTCTGGGCCTTCTCCGCGATCACTGCCTCACCCGGCGCCAATGCCCACTACCGGCGACGCCGAGACGACCACGGAGACTGGCACGCATCCGCCCAGAGGAACCTGTTTAATCGCATGCTGGGCCAGCTCTACCACTGCCTCCAGCAGCGGAAGCTGTTCGATGAGGACGCAGCCTTCCCCGTCGCACTCGCGGTCGCCGCTTGA
- the def gene encoding peptide deformylase, translated as MAQQPVFDQDGDQRVDEAFIDDVTDAEERETAHRERGTSRPITVVGNPVLHKECKDVTEFDDRLAQLIDDMFASQRTAEGVGLAANQIGVDLKVFVYDCPDDQGVRHVGAICNPVLDELPAERRILDDSNEGCLSVPGAYASLARPDYAVVRGQDAKGEPVAIEGTGFFARCLQHETDHLYGYLYIDRLSKRDRKDALKQMAELEPRYPVVAND; from the coding sequence ATGGCCCAGCAGCCTGTTTTTGATCAAGACGGTGATCAGCGCGTGGACGAAGCATTCATCGATGACGTCACGGACGCGGAGGAGCGGGAGACCGCCCACCGCGAGCGCGGCACCTCGCGGCCGATCACGGTCGTCGGCAACCCCGTGCTCCACAAGGAGTGCAAGGACGTCACGGAGTTCGACGACCGGCTCGCGCAGCTCATCGACGACATGTTCGCCAGCCAGCGCACCGCCGAGGGCGTGGGCCTGGCCGCGAACCAGATCGGTGTGGACCTGAAGGTCTTCGTCTACGACTGCCCCGACGACCAGGGCGTCCGGCACGTCGGCGCGATCTGCAACCCGGTCCTGGACGAGCTGCCCGCCGAGCGCCGGATCCTGGACGACTCCAACGAGGGCTGCCTGTCCGTGCCCGGCGCCTACGCCTCGCTGGCCCGCCCCGACTACGCCGTGGTCCGCGGCCAGGACGCCAAGGGCGAGCCGGTCGCCATCGAGGGCACCGGCTTCTTCGCGCGCTGCCTGCAGCACGAGACCGATCACCTCTACGGCTACCTCTACATCGACCGGCTCAGCAAGCGGGACCGCAAGGACGCCCTGAAGCAGATGGCCGAGCTGGAGCCGCGCTACCCCGTCGTCGCCAACGACTGA